One Nocardioides luti DNA window includes the following coding sequences:
- a CDS encoding ferredoxin--NADP reductase — translation MDTDSFELTVVDVVEETADAHSISFEVPAGAEEHFTYRPGQFLTVAVPSDRTGVAARCYSLSSSPLGDGPLTITVKRTADGYASNWICDHLREGDTLRVLPPSGIFTPASLDADLLLLAGGSGITPVLSITRTALARGTGRVVLFYANRDERSVIFAEALTALAAEHPDRLLVVHWLESVQGLPSQEQMKAFASAYPTYDAFVCGPPPFMKMTVAALRELEFPRERRHQEKFVSLGGNPFGDLHDQEVAEHEIEDAETDLDESADLDATVPEGPSGPVKLEVELDGQEYTFDDWAPGTKLLEHLEAKGVKAPYSCREGECSACAVRLLEGEVAMLHNDVLDAEDLAEGIRLGCQSVPATDTVKVTYH, via the coding sequence ATGGACACCGACTCCTTCGAGCTGACGGTGGTCGACGTCGTCGAGGAGACGGCGGACGCCCACTCGATCAGCTTCGAGGTCCCGGCCGGGGCCGAGGAGCACTTCACCTACCGCCCGGGGCAGTTCCTGACCGTCGCGGTGCCGAGCGACCGGACCGGCGTGGCGGCCCGGTGCTACTCGCTGTCGAGCAGCCCCCTCGGCGACGGCCCGCTGACCATCACCGTCAAGCGGACGGCCGACGGGTACGCCTCGAACTGGATCTGCGACCACCTCCGCGAGGGCGACACCCTGCGGGTGCTGCCGCCCAGCGGCATCTTCACCCCGGCCTCGCTCGACGCCGACCTGCTGCTCCTCGCGGGCGGCTCCGGCATCACGCCGGTCCTGTCGATCACCCGGACCGCCCTGGCCCGTGGCACCGGTCGGGTCGTGCTGTTCTACGCCAACCGCGACGAGCGGTCGGTCATCTTCGCCGAGGCGCTGACCGCCCTGGCCGCGGAGCACCCCGACCGGCTGCTGGTCGTGCACTGGCTCGAGTCGGTGCAGGGGCTGCCGAGCCAGGAGCAGATGAAGGCGTTCGCGTCGGCCTACCCGACGTACGACGCCTTCGTGTGCGGGCCGCCGCCGTTCATGAAGATGACCGTGGCCGCGCTGCGCGAGCTGGAGTTCCCGCGCGAGCGCCGGCACCAGGAGAAGTTCGTCTCGCTCGGGGGCAACCCCTTCGGCGACCTGCACGACCAGGAGGTCGCCGAGCACGAGATCGAGGACGCCGAGACCGACCTGGACGAGTCCGCGGACCTCGACGCGACGGTGCCGGAGGGGCCGTCGGGACCGGTGAAGCTCGAGGTCGAGCTCGACGGCCAGGAGTACACCTTCGACGACTGGGCGCCCGGGACGAAGCTGCTCGAGCACCTGGAGGCGAAGGGGGTCAAGGCGCCGTACTCCTGCCGCGAGGGGGAGTGCTCGGCCTGCGCGGTCCGGCTGCTCGAGGGCGAGGTGGCCATGCTCCACAACGACGTCCTGGACGCCGAGGACCTCGCCGAGGGCATCCGGCTGGGCTGCCAGTCGGTCCCGGCCACGGACACCGTCAAGGTCACGTACCACTGA
- a CDS encoding Rieske 2Fe-2S domain-containing protein, whose translation MSETRQLDHGTPPTRFARGWHCLGLVDSFRDGQPHGIEAFGSKLVVWADTAGELQVLDGYCRHMGGDLTQGSVKGDEIACPFHDWRWGGDGKCKAIPYARRVPLRARTQKYATAVRNQQLLVWHDVEGSAPDHDLLPPELPGVGTDEYTPWSWEVVPITDSHCRELIDNVVDMAHFYYVHFSFPTSFRNVFEGHVATQFMESKGRPDKTGGYGGDAELFLKSEATYYGPSYMINWLDVDYKGFRTEVILINCHLPTGPDSFTLQYGITVKKPEGIDDATAAFISQKYAEMFGGGFLQDVHIWKNKAPVQNPLLCEEDGPVYQLRRWYEQFYVDVADVAPEMVDRFEFEVDTTLANEYWQVEVAENLAKRAAEAGT comes from the coding sequence ATGAGCGAAACGCGCCAGCTCGACCACGGAACGCCCCCCACCCGCTTCGCCCGGGGCTGGCACTGCCTGGGCCTGGTGGACTCCTTCCGGGACGGGCAGCCGCACGGCATCGAGGCATTCGGCAGCAAGCTGGTCGTCTGGGCCGACACGGCCGGCGAGCTGCAGGTGCTCGACGGCTACTGCCGCCACATGGGCGGCGACCTGACCCAGGGGAGCGTCAAGGGCGACGAGATCGCCTGCCCGTTCCACGACTGGCGCTGGGGAGGCGACGGGAAGTGCAAGGCGATCCCGTACGCCCGCCGGGTGCCGCTGCGCGCCCGCACCCAGAAGTACGCCACCGCCGTGCGCAACCAGCAATTGCTGGTCTGGCACGACGTCGAGGGCAGCGCCCCCGACCACGACCTGCTGCCGCCCGAGCTCCCCGGAGTCGGCACCGACGAGTACACCCCCTGGTCGTGGGAGGTCGTGCCGATCACCGACTCCCACTGCCGCGAGCTCATCGACAACGTCGTCGACATGGCGCACTTCTACTACGTGCACTTCTCGTTCCCCACGAGCTTCCGCAACGTCTTCGAGGGGCACGTCGCGACCCAGTTCATGGAGTCGAAGGGCCGCCCCGACAAGACGGGCGGGTACGGCGGGGACGCCGAGCTGTTCCTCAAGTCCGAGGCCACCTACTACGGGCCGTCGTACATGATCAACTGGCTCGACGTGGACTACAAGGGCTTCCGGACCGAGGTCATCCTGATCAACTGCCACCTCCCGACCGGCCCGGACTCCTTCACGCTGCAGTACGGCATCACCGTCAAGAAGCCCGAGGGCATCGACGACGCGACCGCGGCGTTCATCAGCCAGAAGTACGCCGAGATGTTCGGCGGCGGCTTCCTCCAGGACGTGCACATCTGGAAGAACAAGGCCCCCGTGCAGAACCCGCTCCTCTGCGAGGAGGACGGGCCGGTCTACCAGCTGCGGCGGTGGTACGAGCAGTTCTACGTCGACGTCGCCGACGTCGCGCCCGAGATGGTCGACCGCTTCGAGTTCGAGGTCGACACGACCCTGGCCAACGAGTACTGGCAGGTGGAGGTCGCCGAGAACCTCGCGAAGCGGGCCGCGGAGGCCGGCACCTGA